A single genomic interval of Methanomassiliicoccus sp. harbors:
- a CDS encoding C15orf41 family protein translates to MKFEEFKALYDRLNTHEDVKALSVETGLDEELLNVIYTQRTVREATKRYHVVKRNAPRLLREWKNGTSLLDISRKWNFPPILTALLIFQENGFSKKQFWKYIREPESIPNPRTKREVEEITKADTIYSPWGNEIQYKRGTWGEEKLHEWLNAHNITYRTEKDLRGKFTKTPDCLLDEPLKVNGWTINWIESKASFGDRTEFNKNIRGQLGQYVDMFGHGLVVYWFGHVDEVDCPPGIEIIDANLCTMDCEKTTGEDFCPEEITDDP, encoded by the coding sequence ATGAAGTTTGAAGAGTTCAAGGCCCTCTATGACCGGCTGAACACCCATGAGGATGTCAAAGCCCTGTCAGTGGAGACCGGTCTTGATGAGGAGCTTCTCAACGTCATCTATACCCAGAGGACGGTCCGAGAGGCGACCAAGCGCTATCACGTGGTGAAACGGAACGCTCCGCGATTGCTACGGGAGTGGAAGAACGGGACCAGCCTGCTGGATATCTCGAGGAAGTGGAACTTTCCCCCTATTCTCACCGCCCTGCTCATCTTTCAGGAGAACGGCTTCTCCAAGAAGCAATTCTGGAAGTACATCCGAGAACCGGAGTCCATCCCCAACCCCCGGACCAAGCGGGAGGTAGAGGAGATCACCAAGGCGGACACCATCTACTCACCGTGGGGCAACGAGATCCAATATAAGAGGGGAACATGGGGCGAGGAGAAGCTGCACGAATGGTTGAACGCGCATAATATCACCTACCGCACGGAGAAGGACCTCCGCGGCAAGTTCACAAAAACCCCCGACTGCCTGCTCGATGAACCGCTCAAGGTCAACGGCTGGACCATCAACTGGATCGAGTCCAAGGCCTCCTTCGGCGACCGCACCGAGTTCAACAAGAACATCCGCGGGCAACTGGGTCAGTACGTGGACATGTTCGGCCACGGATTAGTAGTATACTGGTTCGGGCACGTGGATGAGGTCGATTGCCCCCCGGGCATCGAGATCATCGACGCCAACCTGTGCACCATGGACTGTGAGAAGACCACGGGCGAGGATTTCTGCCCGGAAGAGATCACCGACGACCCCTAA
- the cas4 gene encoding CRISPR-associated protein Cas4 — MPGISAGDLEKFCYCPLSWKLSDTENGGANLAEGSARHQHMAGELESIVEGEHRASMYERAVIVTSLLATALALVGLFIFASTDLALRGRVLSILAILWVLLALFSLYASARARPPWDKEKGDVIVSTLAILAMIMALNAVQVFGVSESQGLLAQALALVLLIGASLALYLSQANREGAERARKRSRVRGQIAYIGEVSSAPVLRSEEHGLSGRPDYILEIDGSLVPVEVKTGRVPRGPHFSHIIQLAAYCLLLEKRGTVNYGILRYGDVEHIIAYDNNLRALLLTKIEEMRAAMASGEVHRDHDRPGKCRSCSRRDTCPERLD, encoded by the coding sequence ATGCCGGGCATCTCCGCCGGGGACTTAGAGAAGTTCTGCTACTGCCCCCTCAGCTGGAAGCTGAGCGACACAGAGAACGGCGGTGCCAACCTGGCCGAGGGGAGTGCTCGCCACCAACACATGGCGGGGGAGCTGGAAAGCATCGTGGAGGGGGAGCACCGGGCATCCATGTACGAGCGGGCGGTCATCGTCACCTCCCTGCTGGCCACCGCTCTCGCTCTCGTCGGCCTGTTCATCTTCGCCTCCACTGACCTCGCCCTGCGCGGCCGGGTATTGAGCATTTTGGCCATTCTGTGGGTGTTGTTGGCTCTCTTCTCGTTGTACGCCTCGGCCCGAGCCCGCCCTCCCTGGGATAAGGAGAAGGGAGACGTCATCGTCAGCACCCTGGCCATACTGGCCATGATCATGGCCCTGAACGCCGTCCAGGTCTTCGGGGTCAGTGAGAGCCAAGGCCTGCTGGCTCAGGCCCTCGCCCTGGTGCTCCTGATCGGCGCCTCACTGGCCCTGTATCTGTCGCAGGCGAATCGGGAGGGTGCCGAGAGAGCGAGGAAACGCTCCAGGGTCCGAGGACAGATCGCCTACATCGGGGAGGTGAGCTCGGCCCCGGTCCTCAGGTCCGAGGAGCATGGCCTCTCCGGCCGCCCGGACTATATCTTGGAGATCGATGGCAGTCTCGTGCCGGTGGAGGTCAAGACCGGACGGGTTCCCCGCGGCCCTCATTTCTCGCACATCATCCAACTCGCCGCCTACTGTCTTTTGTTAGAGAAGAGGGGCACCGTCAACTACGGCATTCTGAGGTACGGGGATGTGGAGCATATCATAGCCTACGACAACAACCTCCGTGCCCTTCTGCTGACGAAGATCGAGGAAATGAGGGCGGCTATGGCCTCAGGCGAGGTGCACCGCGATCATGATCGACCGGGCAAGTGCCGCTCGTGCTCCCGGCGTGACACCTGCCCGGAGAGGCTCGACTAG
- the glmS gene encoding glutamine--fructose-6-phosphate transaminase (isomerizing): protein MCGIIGYAGYREAQEVLLDGLKRLEYRGYDSAGVAVVGSGLKVFKDKGEISKLADSMPRLSGHLGVGHTRWATCGKPSQQNAHPFLDCTGQIAVVHNGIIENYLALREKLTQEGHVFTSETDTEVLVHLLEKHYKGDLHAALKETLREVKGTYAVVAIRADGKELVAARKENPLVVGLGVGENIIASDVTAMLNYTNKAMYIMDGETVVLRSDKVTVYDSNGKTVERDPCIITWTVDDAKRGGFEHYMLKEIFEQPTAIHNSLLGSLDELETGCLMVNREPASVKLVACGTSYHASMVGKYIIEALAKIPTTVELASEYRYSPGTGENPLTVLLTQSGETADTLAAAREARRRGCPTLAVTNVVGSTIAREVDRVFYTKAGPEIGVAATKTYTAQLMAMYLLGIRLGQLCRTLGRDEVRELTSELRGMPRYIGKVLDRAPEVEAATAMLVPARDVFFLGRNINYPTMLEGALKLKEISYIHAEGYAAGELKHGPLALLDASTPVVAACIRDHTYEKMLANISEVAARGSPILAIGIEGDSDLAAVADATVSVPTVNPILSPVPLTVMVQLISYYTAKKRGCSIDKPRNLAKSVTVD, encoded by the coding sequence ATGTGCGGCATCATCGGTTACGCGGGCTACCGCGAAGCGCAGGAGGTCCTGCTGGATGGGCTCAAGAGGCTTGAGTACAGGGGCTACGACTCCGCCGGTGTGGCCGTCGTGGGGAGCGGCCTAAAGGTGTTCAAGGACAAGGGAGAGATCTCCAAGCTCGCGGACAGCATGCCCCGGCTATCGGGTCACCTCGGCGTGGGCCACACCCGCTGGGCGACCTGCGGTAAGCCGTCCCAGCAGAACGCCCACCCCTTCCTGGACTGCACCGGTCAGATCGCAGTGGTGCACAACGGGATCATCGAGAACTACCTGGCCTTGAGGGAGAAGCTCACCCAGGAAGGTCACGTGTTCACCTCGGAGACCGACACCGAGGTCCTCGTCCACCTGCTGGAAAAGCACTACAAAGGCGATCTCCACGCCGCGCTCAAGGAAACGCTGAGGGAGGTCAAAGGCACCTACGCCGTCGTGGCCATCCGGGCGGACGGGAAGGAGCTGGTGGCGGCACGCAAAGAGAACCCCCTGGTGGTCGGCCTGGGAGTGGGGGAGAACATCATCGCCTCGGACGTCACCGCCATGCTCAACTACACCAACAAGGCGATGTACATCATGGACGGGGAGACCGTGGTTCTCCGTTCGGACAAGGTCACCGTCTACGATAGCAACGGCAAGACGGTGGAGAGGGATCCATGCATCATCACCTGGACTGTGGATGACGCCAAGCGGGGCGGTTTCGAGCACTACATGCTCAAGGAGATCTTTGAGCAGCCCACCGCTATCCACAACTCTCTCCTGGGCAGCCTGGACGAGCTTGAGACAGGGTGTCTGATGGTCAACCGTGAGCCTGCCTCGGTCAAGTTGGTGGCCTGCGGTACCTCGTACCATGCGTCGATGGTTGGCAAGTACATCATCGAGGCATTAGCCAAGATCCCCACCACGGTGGAGCTGGCATCGGAATACCGCTACTCACCGGGCACCGGGGAGAACCCCCTGACCGTACTGTTGACACAGTCCGGAGAGACCGCCGACACCCTGGCCGCCGCGCGGGAGGCCCGCCGTAGAGGATGCCCGACCCTGGCCGTGACCAACGTGGTCGGCAGCACGATCGCCCGGGAGGTGGACAGAGTGTTCTACACTAAGGCCGGCCCGGAGATCGGAGTCGCCGCCACCAAGACCTACACCGCTCAGCTGATGGCCATGTATCTGCTGGGCATCAGGCTGGGACAGCTATGCCGCACCCTGGGGAGGGATGAGGTGAGGGAACTGACCTCGGAGCTGAGGGGCATGCCTCGGTACATAGGCAAGGTGCTGGACCGGGCGCCGGAGGTGGAAGCGGCCACCGCCATGCTCGTCCCCGCCCGGGACGTCTTCTTCCTCGGACGCAACATCAACTACCCCACGATGCTGGAGGGCGCTCTGAAGCTCAAGGAGATCTCCTACATTCATGCCGAGGGCTACGCCGCGGGAGAGCTCAAGCATGGGCCCTTAGCACTGCTGGACGCCTCCACCCCGGTAGTGGCGGCGTGTATCCGGGACCACACCTACGAGAAGATGCTGGCTAACATCTCCGAGGTCGCCGCCAGGGGCAGCCCCATCCTCGCCATCGGCATCGAGGGCGACAGCGATCTGGCTGCGGTGGCCGACGCCACGGTGAGCGTGCCGACCGTCAACCCCATACTGTCACCGGTCCCCCTGACCGTGATGGTGCAGCTGATATCCTACTATACTGCGAAGAAAAGGGGCTGCTCGATCGACAAGCCCAGGAACCTAGCCAAGAGCGTCACGGTGGACTAG
- a CDS encoding sugar phosphate nucleotidyltransferase, which yields MKAVILAAGEGTRLRPFTMSRPKGMIPVGNRPILEYIVEALVHNGVKDIVMVVGYRKDTILSHFEDGRRFDARIEYVTQDKQLGTAHALSLAARHLNGEDFLTVAGDNLIDARLIADLLAKKKGSSLVVTESEIPAKYGVVQIKDDRISNIVEKPEVRVGNIINTGVYRFKSDLMKYFTEQTFDMERGITQVLAPMISKLDFTPVKTKGKWIDAVYPWDLLGINSSALEFHGQGINGTVENGVTIKGPVSIGTGTRIRSGSYIEGPVAIGEGCDIGPNVTIMPSTSIGNGVIIAPYTYIDNCLIMSSVRIGSHSHVSHSVLDDGVKVGPGLTAPTGSTHAVVDREVFKLPDVGALIGQDTRIGSRVVISSGKVIGAGCRVEDGVRVSANLDNNSVVV from the coding sequence TTGAAAGCGGTAATACTGGCTGCTGGGGAAGGGACCAGATTGCGTCCCTTCACTATGTCTAGGCCCAAAGGAATGATACCGGTCGGGAACCGACCCATCCTCGAATACATCGTCGAGGCGCTGGTCCATAACGGGGTCAAGGACATCGTCATGGTGGTCGGTTACCGTAAGGACACCATCCTGTCCCACTTCGAGGATGGTAGGCGGTTCGACGCCCGCATCGAGTACGTTACCCAGGACAAGCAGCTGGGGACCGCTCACGCTCTCTCCCTGGCCGCCCGGCACCTGAACGGAGAGGACTTTCTAACCGTAGCCGGGGACAACCTGATCGATGCCCGACTGATCGCCGATCTGCTGGCCAAGAAGAAGGGGTCCTCGCTGGTGGTCACCGAGTCAGAGATACCGGCCAAGTATGGCGTGGTCCAGATCAAAGACGACAGGATCAGCAACATCGTGGAGAAGCCGGAGGTCAGGGTGGGCAACATCATCAACACGGGGGTCTATCGCTTCAAGAGCGACCTGATGAAGTACTTCACCGAGCAGACCTTCGATATGGAACGAGGTATCACTCAGGTTCTCGCACCAATGATCTCCAAGCTCGACTTCACCCCGGTGAAGACCAAGGGCAAATGGATCGACGCGGTGTATCCATGGGACCTCCTGGGAATTAATTCATCGGCCCTGGAGTTCCACGGACAGGGGATCAACGGGACGGTGGAGAACGGGGTCACCATCAAAGGTCCGGTATCCATTGGCACCGGTACCCGTATCCGTTCCGGCTCGTACATCGAGGGTCCGGTGGCGATCGGGGAAGGCTGCGACATCGGCCCGAACGTCACCATCATGCCGTCCACCAGCATAGGCAACGGAGTGATCATCGCCCCGTATACCTACATCGACAACTGCCTCATCATGAGCAGCGTCCGGATCGGCTCGCATTCCCATGTCTCGCACTCAGTGCTGGATGACGGAGTGAAGGTCGGGCCGGGATTAACCGCCCCCACCGGCTCCACCCATGCGGTGGTGGACCGCGAGGTATTCAAGCTCCCGGACGTGGGGGCGCTGATCGGCCAGGACACCAGGATCGGGTCCCGGGTGGTCATCTCTTCAGGCAAAGTCATCGGGGCGGGTTGCCGCGTCGAGGACGGTGTGAGGGTGAGCGCAAATCTTGACAACAACAGCGTAGTGGTCTGA
- the gvpD gene encoding gas vesicle protein GvpD P-loop domain-containing protein, producing MRLKIPAEVYQFFTNPGGHSLIVRGTAGAGKTTFALQTIEELSPVEWGFYHSTRVSDASLLTQFSWLKEKSNHLVRTDSFSDSNQGDGVKRTGLSDLKGVKNPPMEIAKVGGLAISIGKDLGELEMLYRCIEGNLPAKGLVVIDSIDALADKYNIGCSKLITTIQRDIVEGYGSNVMFVLETSNPEMDYLGDGVVNFSSTEYNRRRLRELEVVKLRGCEIQQPKFIFTLDGGRIQTFSYNHRQSAHPPRGQWKPIPDREERVSCGLGDLDVSLNGGLEKGSITLIELGQGVPTTVSNELESSLVCNFVSLGRGVLWVPMRKASAENARAKIARYLQGTEVDRLVRIPEKADQMTSSIGGCVVPVEGANAFLDFKWQNIEYSLSSAKKPLLTLMGFDTMQSMYGNDVSEQLMDFLALVRRNNGIFVALAPSSSAATGRLADLATTHLKVDRIGGTVLLYGEEPFTECYALNFEEKEAGGDVSLARIL from the coding sequence ATGAGGTTGAAGATACCCGCCGAGGTTTACCAGTTCTTCACCAATCCTGGTGGGCACTCGCTGATCGTGCGGGGCACGGCCGGTGCTGGCAAGACCACCTTCGCGCTTCAGACCATCGAGGAGCTGTCCCCGGTGGAATGGGGGTTCTACCATTCGACCCGAGTGTCCGACGCCAGCCTGCTGACACAGTTCAGCTGGCTCAAGGAGAAGAGCAACCACTTGGTGCGTACAGACAGCTTCTCTGATTCGAATCAGGGCGATGGGGTGAAGCGAACCGGGCTGAGCGACCTCAAGGGAGTGAAGAACCCGCCGATGGAGATAGCGAAGGTCGGCGGTCTCGCCATCTCCATAGGTAAGGACCTGGGCGAGCTGGAGATGCTCTATCGCTGCATCGAAGGCAACCTGCCGGCCAAGGGGCTGGTGGTCATCGACTCGATCGACGCCCTGGCCGATAAGTACAACATCGGCTGCTCCAAGCTCATCACCACGATCCAGAGGGACATCGTGGAGGGTTACGGTTCCAACGTCATGTTCGTACTGGAGACCTCCAACCCGGAGATGGACTACCTAGGAGACGGGGTCGTCAACTTCTCCTCCACCGAGTATAACCGCCGGCGCCTCCGGGAGCTGGAAGTGGTCAAGCTGAGAGGTTGCGAGATCCAGCAGCCGAAGTTCATCTTTACCCTTGACGGCGGGCGCATCCAGACATTCAGCTATAACCACCGCCAGTCGGCCCATCCTCCCCGCGGCCAGTGGAAGCCGATTCCCGACCGCGAGGAGCGCGTGTCCTGCGGACTGGGGGACCTGGACGTATCGCTGAACGGCGGCCTGGAGAAGGGATCGATCACCCTCATCGAACTGGGACAGGGGGTCCCGACGACGGTTAGCAACGAGCTCGAATCGTCACTGGTGTGCAATTTCGTTTCCCTCGGCCGGGGGGTACTGTGGGTCCCCATGCGGAAAGCATCGGCGGAGAATGCCCGAGCCAAGATCGCCCGCTATCTTCAGGGGACAGAGGTCGACCGCCTGGTGAGGATACCCGAGAAGGCCGATCAGATGACCTCGAGCATCGGCGGCTGCGTCGTGCCCGTGGAAGGTGCCAACGCGTTCCTGGATTTCAAGTGGCAGAACATCGAGTACTCGCTTAGCAGCGCGAAGAAGCCCCTACTGACGCTGATGGGCTTCGACACTATGCAGTCGATGTACGGCAATGATGTCAGCGAGCAGCTGATGGACTTCCTCGCCTTGGTGCGCAGGAACAACGGCATCTTCGTCGCCCTGGCTCCATCCTCCAGCGCCGCCACCGGACGCCTGGCCGACCTGGCCACCACTCACCTGAAGGTCGACCGCATCGGGGGCACGGTCCTGCTCTACGGCGAGGAACCGTTCACCGAGTGCTATGCCCTCAACTTCGAAGAGAAGGAGGCCGGAGGAGATGTATCCCTTGCCCGCATCCTCTGA
- a CDS encoding ATPase domain-containing protein, translating to MIKATFPEHSAMLMIGSPGIGMLEFSVSIAKDWMEQDSMVIFVTVDLLPSDLLNVMTSFGVSSEVLGRNLFIIDYHSSLLGSSDAPTSCNGTEIRRVSDLEGIMFNISALAESTKRPVKIIIHSLSTLFLYNQSNVVLKFFQISSSRIRNEFGTAFFTIHEGVHDERTVNHLMAIADGVLELKFDEELNRRMRVRNMRGCVTSSQWIPFEIKQVTSEQSPSVLEWR from the coding sequence TTGATAAAGGCCACCTTTCCCGAGCACTCGGCCATGCTCATGATCGGGAGCCCGGGCATCGGGATGCTGGAGTTCTCCGTCAGCATCGCGAAGGACTGGATGGAGCAGGATAGCATGGTGATATTCGTTACCGTGGACCTGCTGCCGAGCGATCTGCTGAACGTGATGACCTCGTTCGGGGTTTCCTCGGAGGTGCTGGGCCGCAATCTGTTCATCATCGACTATCACTCCTCCCTGCTCGGCTCCTCGGACGCTCCGACCAGCTGCAACGGTACCGAGATCCGAAGGGTTTCGGACCTCGAGGGCATCATGTTCAACATATCGGCCCTGGCGGAGAGCACCAAGCGGCCGGTGAAGATCATCATTCACTCCCTGTCCACGCTGTTCCTGTACAACCAGTCCAACGTCGTACTCAAGTTCTTCCAGATTTCCTCGTCCCGCATACGCAATGAGTTCGGGACCGCGTTCTTCACCATCCACGAGGGCGTTCACGACGAGAGGACGGTGAATCACCTGATGGCCATTGCCGACGGGGTGCTGGAGCTGAAGTTCGACGAAGAGCTCAACCGGCGGATGCGGGTACGTAACATGCGGGGCTGCGTGACCTCCTCGCAATGGATACCATTCGAGATTAAGCAGGTGACAAGCGAGCAATCGCCCTCCGTGCTAGAGTGGCGATGA
- a CDS encoding heterodisulfide reductase-related iron-sulfur binding cluster: MTERVLDGCIKCGACVRVCPIIAQQGRDAFPGPRRLAVEAPRFDGELHALRSSLLLCTTCGRCEEVCPSRLPLPQALVRVRSLVLEGDERPEGQERMMENVVATGRTVVPSGPPASVPTTGDLMLFPGCIAHARLPETIVAALRLLRAAGARPYIPEGWACCGSPLEKIGASSLVETVKGINSRVLGVAKVVTTCPGCTVQLRTAHGMDAWHIIEHLHAVGGVPGDLFDPHAPPVRAALHRPCHLARVVGPHTMEMARDLLARVPGVEVVEYDGQDDCCGGGGGVASSRPEVAEAMARRKIGSARDAGADLLLAPCPFCVVNLRRAGGMEVQDLTVFLAERLGPGQNK; the protein is encoded by the coding sequence ATGACCGAGCGTGTGCTGGACGGCTGCATCAAGTGCGGGGCGTGCGTCCGGGTCTGCCCAATCATCGCCCAGCAGGGCCGGGACGCCTTTCCCGGTCCTCGCCGGCTGGCGGTGGAGGCTCCCCGCTTCGATGGTGAGCTGCATGCACTGCGTTCGTCCCTCCTGTTGTGCACTACCTGTGGCCGCTGCGAGGAGGTTTGCCCCTCCCGCCTGCCCCTACCTCAAGCGCTCGTGAGGGTGCGCTCCCTCGTCCTGGAGGGCGATGAGCGGCCGGAGGGGCAGGAGCGTATGATGGAGAACGTGGTCGCCACCGGGCGGACCGTCGTTCCCTCCGGACCGCCGGCCTCGGTCCCCACGACCGGGGACCTCATGCTCTTCCCGGGATGCATCGCCCACGCCCGCCTTCCCGAGACCATCGTCGCGGCCCTGAGGCTCCTCCGGGCTGCCGGCGCTCGGCCGTACATTCCCGAAGGATGGGCATGCTGCGGCTCGCCCCTGGAGAAGATCGGCGCATCGTCGCTGGTGGAGACGGTGAAGGGCATCAACTCTCGCGTCCTCGGTGTCGCGAAGGTGGTCACTACCTGCCCGGGGTGCACCGTCCAGCTACGTACCGCCCACGGGATGGATGCCTGGCATATCATCGAGCACCTGCACGCCGTGGGCGGGGTGCCGGGAGACCTTTTCGACCCCCACGCCCCGCCGGTCCGGGCGGCATTGCACCGCCCCTGTCACCTGGCCCGGGTGGTGGGACCGCATACCATGGAAATGGCAAGGGATCTGCTGGCCCGGGTTCCCGGGGTTGAGGTCGTTGAGTACGATGGCCAGGATGATTGTTGCGGCGGGGGCGGGGGAGTCGCTTCTTCCCGGCCGGAGGTCGCCGAGGCCATGGCTCGGAGGAAGATCGGCTCAGCCCGCGATGCCGGGGCCGACCTGCTTCTCGCGCCCTGCCCCTTCTGCGTCGTCAACCTCCGCCGGGCGGGAGGCATGGAGGTCCAGGACCTCACCGTTTTCTTAGCCGAAAGATTGGGCCCAGGACAGAATAAATAA
- a CDS encoding FAD-dependent monooxygenase, translating to MIAGASCDVLVIGHGAAGCVVSAALAGRGLDVIMVGRGTTATELSTGRIALGNSRAADILRSAGRDHGLYLSGQEGEAVTNVGTLGHQDLTSNHDWLAVPGDRVAVLGLRGNEDLDPDLACRSLSYRAPSTECAPLWADPGIARSVDAGRGITLSDEAREAIDRLSGIISEVGPETVVLPPLFVGPLYDHALTVLESASGRRVREAATPLSNPGRRLQACLEAHAIRSGCRLLAGREVRSMRFHGSLAASAEVTSGLREQTIQFRAAVLAAGGLVSGGLVVREERAVDPLGLFAVGGPQGSETGLPVLSAALSAGILEQDGHVLRADGTKLKNVMVAGSSLPGQSFVLGKGIGEVVSSALRAAELTAEAL from the coding sequence ATGATCGCCGGGGCGTCCTGCGATGTACTGGTCATCGGCCACGGGGCCGCCGGGTGCGTGGTCTCGGCCGCCCTGGCCGGCAGAGGACTGGACGTGATAATGGTCGGTCGAGGGACCACGGCAACGGAACTGTCCACGGGACGAATCGCTCTGGGAAACAGCAGGGCGGCCGATATTCTCAGGTCGGCAGGGCGGGACCACGGTCTCTACCTCTCCGGACAGGAAGGGGAAGCGGTCACCAACGTCGGGACCCTGGGACACCAGGACCTGACCTCGAACCACGACTGGCTAGCCGTTCCTGGGGACCGGGTGGCGGTGCTGGGGCTGAGGGGCAACGAGGACCTGGACCCAGACCTGGCATGCCGTTCCCTCTCCTACCGGGCCCCATCAACGGAGTGCGCTCCGCTGTGGGCCGACCCTGGCATCGCCCGATCGGTCGACGCCGGCCGAGGCATTACTCTATCGGATGAGGCCAGGGAGGCGATCGACAGGCTGAGTGGCATTATCTCGGAGGTAGGTCCGGAGACGGTGGTCCTTCCCCCGTTGTTCGTCGGTCCGCTCTACGATCATGCGCTCACCGTCTTGGAGAGCGCCAGCGGCCGAAGGGTGCGTGAGGCGGCAACCCCGCTGTCGAACCCCGGCCGACGGCTACAGGCCTGCCTGGAGGCCCATGCCATCCGGTCCGGCTGCCGCCTCCTCGCCGGGCGTGAGGTTCGGAGTATGAGGTTCCATGGCTCTCTGGCGGCCTCGGCGGAGGTGACCTCCGGCCTCCGCGAGCAGACCATCCAGTTCCGTGCCGCAGTGTTGGCTGCGGGAGGCCTTGTCAGTGGCGGTCTGGTCGTCAGGGAAGAGAGGGCAGTCGACCCCCTGGGGCTCTTCGCCGTGGGGGGTCCGCAGGGGTCCGAGACCGGCCTTCCAGTGCTCTCCGCCGCTCTGTCCGCAGGTATCCTGGAGCAGGACGGGCACGTGCTCCGCGCCGACGGAACGAAGCTGAAGAACGTGATGGTGGCCGGCTCATCGCTCCCAGGCCAGTCCTTCGTCCTGGGAAAAGGTATCGGAGAGGTCGTCTCCTCGGCCCTCCGGGCCGCCGAGCTGACCGCGGAGGCGCTATGA
- the glpA gene encoding anaerobic glycerol-3-phosphate dehydrogenase subunit A, whose product MRRVRRPAPEVLIIGGGVTGTGIARDMAMRGVEVLLVEAGDLCAGASGGNHGMLHSGGRYAVRDSQAAAECAAEGAVLKRIARYCIEDCGGLFVSLPPDDPEYIGAFLTACRGAGVWTEEITAEEAFRDEPNLSREVRWAVRVADASIDPFFLAWGNVESAREAGAEIHTHLPLRSLKVREGRIAEAVLGIGNRTVAVRPEMVINATGAWCGRTAAMAGVRIDMQLDKGSMIVFNGRTVNGLVNRLRSPSDGDIMVPHRSSTILGTTSGPGDLDDVRATRAEVERLTREATAVSPGMATARMVRAYAGVRPLLSTGGVGRQASRGFSIIDHSEDGVDNLVSVVGGKLTTYRLMAEKASDVAMSKLGKRESCRTMLEEILPPIKDSSTFLRSMMASKYGGLADAIWSFCQRTPLGMDEVCSCEGVSRGELEYFASSPDVRSPADLMRRTRAGMGFCQGGLCAFRLAGALEEGDPAEGALAFMDERWKGVDPVLQGEQLRQEVFRAHLLRCYGIDHTKGGQR is encoded by the coding sequence ATGAGACGCGTGCGACGGCCCGCCCCCGAGGTCCTGATAATCGGTGGTGGTGTCACCGGGACGGGCATCGCCAGGGACATGGCAATGAGGGGGGTGGAGGTCCTCCTGGTTGAGGCCGGGGACCTGTGTGCCGGGGCCTCGGGAGGAAACCACGGGATGCTCCACTCTGGAGGCCGGTACGCGGTAAGGGATTCCCAGGCTGCGGCAGAATGTGCGGCCGAGGGGGCGGTGCTCAAGCGCATCGCCCGCTATTGCATCGAGGACTGTGGCGGTTTGTTCGTCTCCTTGCCTCCAGATGACCCGGAATATATCGGCGCGTTCCTCACCGCCTGCCGCGGGGCTGGGGTGTGGACGGAGGAGATAACCGCCGAGGAAGCGTTCCGGGACGAGCCCAATCTGAGCCGGGAGGTCCGCTGGGCAGTCAGGGTGGCTGACGCCTCGATCGATCCTTTCTTCCTAGCATGGGGGAACGTGGAGTCGGCAAGGGAGGCCGGGGCGGAGATTCACACACACCTCCCCCTTCGTTCCCTCAAGGTACGCGAGGGCCGCATCGCCGAGGCGGTCCTGGGTATCGGGAACCGAACGGTGGCCGTCCGGCCGGAGATGGTGATCAACGCAACCGGAGCCTGGTGCGGCCGGACCGCGGCGATGGCCGGGGTGAGGATCGACATGCAGTTAGACAAGGGAAGCATGATCGTATTCAACGGCCGAACGGTGAATGGCCTGGTGAACCGCCTGCGGTCGCCGTCCGACGGGGACATCATGGTCCCCCATCGCTCCTCCACTATCCTGGGGACGACATCGGGGCCGGGGGACCTGGATGACGTCCGGGCGACCCGGGCGGAGGTCGAGAGGCTGACCAGGGAGGCGACCGCAGTCTCCCCGGGGATGGCCACCGCCAGGATGGTCCGTGCGTATGCCGGGGTCCGCCCCCTGCTGTCGACAGGAGGAGTAGGGCGGCAGGCGTCCCGGGGCTTCAGCATCATCGACCATTCAGAGGATGGGGTGGACAACCTGGTGAGCGTGGTAGGAGGGAAGCTGACCACCTACCGCCTGATGGCTGAGAAAGCCTCCGATGTGGCGATGTCTAAGCTGGGTAAGCGGGAAAGCTGCCGCACCATGCTCGAAGAGATCCTTCCGCCGATTAAGGATAGTTCGACATTCCTCCGGTCAATGATGGCCTCCAAGTACGGGGGGCTCGCAGATGCCATCTGGTCCTTCTGCCAGCGAACGCCGCTAGGAATGGATGAGGTGTGCTCGTGCGAAGGCGTCTCCCGGGGGGAGTTGGAGTACTTCGCCTCCTCCCCTGATGTCCGGTCCCCGGCGGACCTCATGCGCCGCACCCGGGCGGGGATGGGATTCTGCCAGGGAGGACTATGCGCCTTCCGCCTGGCCGGGGCCCTGGAAGAGGGCGATCCGGCGGAGGGAGCGTTGGCCTTCATGGATGAGCGGTGGAAGGGAGTGGATCCGGTGTTGCAGGGGGAGCAGCTCAGGCAAGAGGTCTTCCGGGCCCACCTTCTGCGATGCTACGGGATCGATCACACCAAGGGAGGGCAGCGATGA